One genomic segment of Prochlorococcus marinus str. MIT 0919 includes these proteins:
- the cysK gene encoding cysteine synthase A has product MARIYEDNSAAIGNTPLVRLNSVTKNAKANVLAKIEGRNPAYSVKCRIGANMIWDAEQKGLLTKNQTIIEPTSGNTGIALAFTAAARGYKIVLTMPESMSLERRRVMSVLGAELILTEAAKGMPGAIAKAKEIAESDSKKYFMPGQFDNPANPEIHFKTTGPEIWNDCDGNIDVLVAGVGTGGTITGISKFLKEEKGKSILSVAVEPSHSPVITQTLNGEEVKPGPHKIQGIGAGFIPKNLDLSVVDRVEQVTNEESIDMALRLSKEEGLLVGISCGAAATAAIRLAEQEEFAGKTIVVILPDLAERYLSSVMFSDVPSGILEQP; this is encoded by the coding sequence ATGGCTCGTATTTACGAAGATAACAGTGCTGCAATCGGCAACACCCCCTTAGTAAGGCTTAACTCTGTTACCAAAAATGCTAAGGCGAATGTACTAGCAAAAATTGAAGGACGCAATCCTGCCTACAGCGTCAAATGCAGAATTGGAGCAAACATGATTTGGGATGCTGAGCAAAAAGGCTTGTTAACGAAAAATCAAACAATCATTGAACCAACTTCAGGCAATACAGGTATCGCACTTGCATTTACTGCTGCAGCAAGAGGATACAAGATAGTTTTGACAATGCCTGAATCTATGTCTTTAGAAAGACGTAGAGTCATGTCAGTTCTTGGAGCAGAGTTAATTCTCACTGAAGCAGCCAAAGGAATGCCAGGTGCAATTGCAAAAGCTAAAGAGATAGCAGAAAGTGATTCAAAAAAATATTTCATGCCAGGACAATTCGACAATCCTGCAAACCCAGAAATCCATTTCAAGACAACGGGGCCAGAAATTTGGAACGACTGTGATGGAAATATTGATGTGCTTGTCGCAGGCGTAGGGACAGGAGGAACAATTACAGGCATTTCAAAGTTTTTAAAAGAAGAGAAAGGCAAGTCAATTCTTTCAGTCGCAGTAGAGCCTTCACATAGTCCTGTAATCACCCAAACTCTTAATGGAGAAGAAGTAAAGCCTGGTCCTCATAAAATCCAAGGTATTGGAGCTGGTTTTATCCCCAAGAACCTAGATCTTTCTGTAGTCGATCGTGTAGAGCAAGTAACGAATGAAGAATCCATTGACATGGCTCTCCGTCTCTCCAAAGAAGAAGGTCTGCTCGTTGGGATATCTTGTGGAGCTGCCGCTACAGCCGCTATTAGACTGGCAGAACAAGAAGAATTTGCAGGGAAAACTATTGTTGTAATCCTTCCAGATTTAGCCGAAAGATACCTTTCTTCCGTAATGTTTAGTGACGTGCCAAGTGGAATTCTTGAACAACCCTAA
- a CDS encoding PLP-dependent transferase codes for MTERNLLLDPYWEARDTGKAIPQSPHAVSVALPLWRDVIAYEENDPACMATLQSIYPRFGLNPIVAQIANRALSKSEQSQNTCWPYPNLPTAKKARQYCKSVTPNAHITIKEESGLFCLIVDEHTTPTAKAFWQHTGLGASSRQAAIALNQEKSPLASDGERARELIRNRLAHIYGCESSLIHIHPSGMAALTTALEALNRLSFNKASFQVGFPYVDVLKLPEKIFNGSELSLTKDPCKLEIELDQKRPSALIVELPSNPMLQCVDLPLISKLAHQRGIPVIADDTIGSPVNIDALPYADLIFSSLTKSFAGRGDILAGSLVISPHSKWKQLFQETIPNSLLAELSDSDSIALEKASKDVHLRINELNNSCLVLKRNLEDHPDVKRVFHPEHCSNFKSLMRPKAGFGCLLSLELFGGLAKTKRFYNSLKVCKGPSLGTNFTLACPYVLLAHYQELKWAEECGVPSNLLRISVGLEKPSELWERFKTALNT; via the coding sequence GTGACTGAAAGAAATTTGCTACTAGACCCCTACTGGGAGGCCAGAGATACTGGAAAAGCAATTCCTCAGAGCCCCCATGCTGTCTCTGTAGCCTTGCCGCTCTGGAGGGATGTTATTGCGTATGAGGAAAACGATCCAGCATGCATGGCAACTCTACAATCTATTTATCCACGATTTGGGTTAAATCCTATAGTGGCTCAAATAGCTAATAGAGCTTTAAGCAAATCAGAGCAATCGCAAAATACTTGTTGGCCTTACCCGAATCTTCCTACTGCGAAAAAGGCTAGACAATATTGCAAAAGTGTCACCCCCAATGCGCATATAACAATAAAAGAAGAATCTGGTCTCTTTTGCTTAATTGTTGATGAACACACAACTCCCACTGCTAAAGCGTTTTGGCAGCACACTGGCCTAGGGGCCTCATCAAGGCAGGCTGCGATAGCACTTAACCAAGAGAAGTCTCCTTTAGCTTCTGATGGAGAGAGGGCTAGAGAGTTAATACGAAATCGATTAGCACATATATATGGTTGCGAATCGAGCTTAATCCATATTCATCCTTCAGGGATGGCAGCACTCACAACAGCACTTGAAGCATTAAATAGACTGAGTTTCAACAAAGCATCATTTCAAGTTGGCTTCCCTTATGTTGACGTCTTAAAACTTCCTGAAAAAATATTTAACGGTAGTGAACTGAGCCTCACAAAAGACCCTTGTAAGCTAGAGATAGAACTTGACCAAAAAAGGCCCTCGGCATTAATAGTTGAGCTTCCAAGCAACCCAATGCTGCAATGTGTTGACTTGCCTTTAATATCAAAACTTGCTCATCAGAGGGGTATACCAGTCATTGCTGATGACACTATTGGATCTCCTGTAAATATTGATGCATTACCTTATGCAGATTTAATATTTAGTTCATTAACAAAAAGTTTTGCTGGACGAGGTGACATTCTTGCTGGGTCTCTGGTCATTAGCCCTCATTCGAAATGGAAACAGCTATTCCAAGAAACAATTCCTAATTCTTTACTAGCAGAACTATCTGATTCAGACTCAATTGCTCTTGAAAAGGCTAGTAAGGATGTACATCTTCGCATAAACGAATTAAACAATTCTTGCTTGGTTTTAAAAAGAAATCTTGAAGACCACCCTGATGTCAAAAGAGTTTTCCATCCAGAACATTGTTCAAACTTCAAGTCTCTTATGCGGCCTAAAGCTGGTTTTGGATGTCTACTTTCACTTGAGTTATTCGGAGGTTTAGCAAAAACAAAAAGATTTTATAATTCTTTAAAAGTTTGCAAAGGTCCAAGCTTAGGAACAAATTTCACCTTGGCATGTCCATACGTTCTATTAGCTCATTACCAAGAATTAAAATGGGCAGAAGAATGCGGGGTACCCTCAAACCTTCTGCGAATTTCAGTCGGACTTGAAAAACCAAGTGAACTTTGGGAACGCTTTAAAACAGCCTTGAATACCTAA
- a CDS encoding trans-sulfuration enzyme family protein has translation MASTNQNKNNTAGISTQLIHHGETFAEKTGTVMPPIFQSSTFEHGNPGGFDYTRSGNPNFRVLESILASLENCRYSTVFASGVSAVTAVAASLKTGDLVLCEENLYGCTVRLFEQVFNKFGIRTQWIDFTKDASINSITEHNPDMIWIESPTNPLLKIIDIEKVCGIAKKHNVPVVVDNTFATGLIQKPLDLGATMSLTSTTKYINGHSDALGGVVCTNDPSWSEKMRFSQKALGLQSSPFDCWLITRGVKTLPLRLEKQVQNAFSLATELAENPVVEEIIYPFHPSHPQYDLAKKQMRFGGAIVTAKLKTNQSETYSFCKSLSYFTMAESLGGVESLVCHPATMTHASVSNKAKDFLGITESLVRFSVGCEDFIDLSNDLKHGLNQLK, from the coding sequence GTGGCATCAACTAATCAAAACAAAAATAATACTGCCGGCATAAGCACTCAATTGATTCATCATGGCGAAACCTTCGCTGAAAAGACTGGTACGGTTATGCCTCCGATATTTCAAAGCTCTACATTTGAGCATGGCAACCCGGGAGGGTTCGACTACACCCGATCAGGCAACCCTAATTTTAGAGTCTTGGAGTCTATCTTGGCTTCACTAGAGAATTGTAGATATTCGACAGTTTTCGCTTCTGGAGTTAGTGCTGTTACAGCTGTGGCTGCCTCACTTAAGACAGGAGACCTTGTCCTGTGTGAAGAGAACTTATACGGATGTACAGTACGTTTATTTGAACAAGTTTTTAATAAATTTGGCATAAGAACACAATGGATTGACTTTACCAAAGATGCCTCAATTAATTCAATCACTGAGCATAACCCAGACATGATTTGGATTGAGAGTCCGACCAATCCTCTTTTGAAAATAATTGATATTGAAAAGGTCTGTGGCATTGCTAAAAAGCACAACGTACCAGTAGTCGTAGATAACACATTCGCTACAGGACTAATTCAGAAACCATTGGATTTAGGTGCCACCATGTCCTTGACAAGTACAACTAAATACATCAATGGTCATTCAGATGCTTTAGGAGGCGTGGTTTGTACCAATGATCCTTCTTGGTCTGAAAAAATGAGGTTTTCTCAGAAAGCTTTAGGTCTTCAATCTTCTCCTTTTGATTGTTGGCTCATCACTCGAGGTGTAAAAACACTACCTTTAAGACTTGAAAAACAAGTGCAGAATGCATTCTCTTTAGCAACTGAATTGGCAGAAAATCCCGTAGTAGAAGAAATTATATATCCTTTTCACCCAAGCCATCCTCAATATGATTTAGCAAAAAAACAAATGCGTTTCGGAGGAGCAATTGTTACTGCCAAGCTTAAAACCAATCAATCAGAAACATACTCATTTTGTAAAAGTCTTAGCTATTTCACCATGGCTGAAAGCCTTGGTGGAGTGGAGAGTCTTGTCTGTCATCCGGCGACCATGACTCATGCATCCGTATCTAACAAAGCAAAGGATTTCCTAGGTATCACTGAATCTCTTGTAAGGTTTTCAGTTGGCTGTGAAGACTTTATCGATCTTAGTAACGATCTAAAGCATGGCTTAAATCAATTGAAGTGA
- a CDS encoding N-acetyl sugar amidotransferase — translation MTYKRLIPILLIKDGLLVRSQLFQYHQAIGDPIPTVKRLSDWNADEIVILNIGLSSVLDSRREDKWHNIGKSDFTGLVRLTSTFCFAPLSVGGGIRKIEDFNDLFEAGADKCIVNTALFENPEVIKEAVSKFGSQAVVASIDIGTDNSNNTSIFYKNGTQNTGLNIDQGIEYVSKLGVGEILISSIDRDGSGNGYDPRIISQIPQGLSVPLIINSGPGRYEHFSKALETNKFKGLAASNIFYFTELSYPNIKRNLIRDDHKLRNVNLDCSFIKREPNYEHATRIKLLKKANHGSFVDHKKYDGQLRLDVKYCSRCLYPSLSATPMQFDNKGLCMGCRVSDAKRSLTKQDYATRKLQLLDIVKNCKTDSEYDCIVSVSGGKDSYYQTYYVIKELGLKPLLVTYNGNNYSKVGWRNLLRMRECFNCDHLIFSPSISILKKLNKLAFVVMGDMNWHGHMGIFTTAPRIAIQQKIPLIFWGEHGYADLCGQFSMQDFPEMNYRERTEHAGRGFDWNFFVGLDGISIQDMNPWKYPSDKEIFDINLRQIYLGHYIEWDSNKHLELMIKEFGFEVSDEPFERTYRTGSNLDDIHENGVHDYLKYIKFGYGRCTDHVSKDIRSSVMTRKEGIKLVNQMDPIKPKDIKRWLEYVSMKETDFDRIADHFRDPRVWEWSQEEGWKKTMLNN, via the coding sequence TTGACTTATAAACGCCTTATCCCAATACTCCTAATTAAAGATGGTTTACTCGTAAGAAGTCAACTGTTTCAATATCACCAGGCCATAGGAGACCCAATTCCTACAGTAAAGAGATTGTCGGATTGGAATGCAGATGAAATAGTGATTTTGAATATAGGCCTGTCCAGTGTGCTCGATTCCCGCAGAGAAGACAAATGGCACAACATAGGCAAATCAGATTTTACTGGCTTAGTAAGGCTAACTTCTACATTTTGTTTTGCCCCCCTTTCTGTAGGCGGTGGAATAAGAAAAATCGAAGATTTTAACGATCTTTTTGAAGCCGGTGCGGATAAATGCATAGTTAACACTGCTCTTTTTGAAAACCCGGAAGTAATTAAAGAAGCAGTTAGTAAATTTGGCTCCCAAGCAGTTGTTGCTTCTATAGATATAGGGACAGATAATTCAAATAATACAAGTATCTTTTATAAAAATGGAACTCAAAATACTGGTCTTAATATAGATCAGGGTATTGAATATGTCTCTAAATTAGGGGTTGGAGAAATTCTTATAAGCTCTATTGATAGAGATGGTTCAGGCAATGGCTATGACCCACGAATAATTTCTCAAATTCCTCAAGGGTTATCTGTTCCTTTAATCATTAATAGCGGCCCTGGGAGATATGAGCATTTTTCAAAGGCACTAGAAACTAATAAATTCAAAGGATTAGCAGCATCTAATATATTCTATTTCACGGAACTCTCATATCCCAATATTAAAAGAAATTTAATTAGGGATGATCATAAATTACGGAATGTGAATCTTGATTGTTCATTCATTAAAAGAGAACCTAATTATGAGCATGCAACCCGTATAAAATTACTTAAAAAAGCTAACCATGGTTCTTTTGTTGATCATAAAAAGTATGACGGCCAATTAAGATTAGATGTGAAGTACTGCTCACGGTGTCTCTATCCAAGCCTCAGTGCAACTCCAATGCAATTCGACAACAAAGGTTTATGCATGGGTTGCAGGGTTTCAGATGCTAAAAGGAGTCTTACAAAGCAAGATTATGCTACTAGAAAGCTACAACTTTTAGATATAGTTAAAAATTGTAAGACCGATAGTGAATACGACTGCATTGTATCTGTTAGTGGGGGTAAAGATTCTTACTATCAAACCTATTATGTAATAAAAGAATTAGGGTTAAAGCCACTTTTAGTTACTTATAATGGCAATAATTATTCTAAAGTTGGTTGGAGAAATCTACTTAGGATGAGAGAATGTTTTAATTGTGATCATCTTATATTCAGTCCATCAATATCCATTTTGAAAAAATTAAATAAGTTAGCCTTTGTTGTCATGGGAGATATGAACTGGCACGGACATATGGGAATATTTACCACGGCACCACGAATTGCAATACAACAAAAAATACCACTCATTTTTTGGGGAGAACATGGGTATGCTGATTTATGCGGTCAGTTTTCAATGCAAGACTTTCCAGAGATGAACTATAGAGAAAGAACGGAACATGCAGGAAGAGGCTTTGATTGGAATTTTTTTGTTGGATTAGATGGTATAAGCATTCAGGATATGAATCCCTGGAAATATCCATCTGATAAAGAAATTTTCGATATAAATCTGAGACAAATATACCTAGGTCACTATATTGAATGGGATTCAAATAAACATCTTGAATTAATGATAAAAGAGTTTGGTTTTGAAGTTTCAGATGAGCCTTTCGAAAGAACTTATAGAACCGGTTCAAACTTAGATGATATTCACGAAAATGGAGTTCATGACTATTTAAAATATATAAAATTTGGCTATGGAAGGTGTACTGATCATGTATCTAAGGATATAAGATCATCTGTAATGACAAGAAAAGAGGGTATTAAACTTGTAAATCAAATGGATCCAATAAAGCCTAAAGATATTAAAAGATGGCTAGAGTATGTATCAATGAAAGAAACTGATTTTGATCGCATAGCAGATCATTTTAGAGACCCTAGAGTGTGGGAATGGTCTCAAGAAGAAGGCTGGAAAAAAACCATGCTTAACAATTAA
- the hisH gene encoding imidazole glycerol phosphate synthase subunit HisH: MSRKKIVIMHTGIGNIGSIKNALEFINYDCDVINSYEKVIFKNYSGFILPGVGAFKSGMESIKNKGLDRLVFEMIDNCVPGIGVCLGMQVMAEWSIEGGEKTKGLGIFKGGIVNLRKSDDTVPHIGWTYTKGQLDYQPWHNNLNGEFYYIHSYALSSQNNEEVAASFKHGNKDYVAAVYKSRILGVQFHPEKSQHFGLKLIDSFFSYFTN; the protein is encoded by the coding sequence ATGTCTCGTAAAAAAATAGTTATAATGCACACAGGGATAGGCAATATTGGATCGATAAAAAATGCACTTGAATTCATAAATTATGATTGTGATGTAATTAATAGTTATGAAAAAGTAATTTTTAAAAATTATAGTGGTTTCATTTTACCTGGCGTAGGCGCTTTTAAATCTGGCATGGAAAGTATTAAAAACAAGGGGCTTGATAGACTAGTATTTGAAATGATTGATAATTGTGTTCCAGGGATTGGCGTATGTTTAGGCATGCAAGTAATGGCAGAATGGAGTATTGAAGGTGGTGAAAAAACCAAAGGCTTAGGTATATTTAAAGGTGGAATAGTTAACTTGAGAAAATCAGATGACACCGTTCCACATATAGGCTGGACATATACAAAGGGTCAATTAGATTATCAACCATGGCATAACAATTTAAATGGTGAGTTCTACTATATTCATTCATATGCTTTGTCATCACAAAACAATGAAGAAGTAGCTGCTTCATTCAAGCACGGTAATAAGGACTATGTAGCTGCAGTTTATAAAAGTAGAATTCTTGGAGTACAATTTCATCCAGAGAAATCTCAACATTTTGGCTTAAAACTGATAGATAGCTTCTTTTCTTATTTCACCAATTGA
- the pseB gene encoding UDP-N-acetylglucosamine 4,6-dehydratase (inverting) — translation MFSDSIILVTGATGSFGNTFIPMTLKKYNPRKLIVFSRDEMKQWEMAKKFEGDKRIRFFIGDVRDKDRVHRALDGVDYVVHAAATKIVPTAEYNPFECIKTNINGAMNIIDASIDQGVKQVVALSTDKASSPINLYGATKLASDKLFVASNSSYASGHQTRFAVVRYGNVMGSRGSIIPFFMSIRSKGFIPITDTRMTRFMISLEQGVELVWKAFEDMVGGEIYVRKIPSMKIIDIAKAIAPDAKQKITGIRPGEKLHEQMIGIEDNPYTYEYSDYFKILPQINDWGNDSDRIQSGKKVEDGFVYSSDTNKEWMDQDKLLSWIEKNKGNIIKF, via the coding sequence ATGTTCTCAGATTCAATCATATTAGTTACAGGGGCCACAGGGTCGTTTGGGAATACATTCATACCTATGACTTTGAAAAAATATAACCCTAGGAAACTAATCGTTTTTTCGCGAGATGAGATGAAGCAATGGGAAATGGCTAAAAAGTTTGAAGGGGATAAGCGTATAAGGTTTTTTATAGGAGATGTTAGAGATAAAGACAGGGTTCATAGAGCTTTGGACGGAGTTGACTATGTAGTTCATGCAGCCGCGACTAAAATAGTCCCAACTGCAGAATATAATCCTTTTGAATGTATCAAAACAAATATTAATGGTGCCATGAATATAATAGACGCATCAATTGACCAAGGAGTTAAGCAAGTTGTTGCGTTATCTACAGATAAAGCAAGTAGTCCTATTAATTTATACGGAGCAACAAAATTGGCCTCCGATAAACTATTTGTAGCAAGTAATTCATCTTACGCTAGTGGACATCAAACAAGGTTTGCTGTTGTTAGGTATGGAAATGTTATGGGCTCCAGAGGATCCATTATTCCTTTTTTTATGTCGATAAGAAGTAAGGGTTTTATTCCAATTACTGATACTAGAATGACTAGATTCATGATTTCTCTCGAACAAGGAGTTGAGTTGGTATGGAAAGCATTTGAAGATATGGTTGGCGGGGAAATATATGTAAGGAAAATACCTTCTATGAAAATTATTGATATAGCAAAGGCCATAGCTCCAGATGCTAAACAAAAAATTACTGGGATACGACCAGGCGAAAAGTTGCATGAGCAAATGATAGGAATTGAAGATAATCCATATACTTATGAATATTCTGATTACTTTAAAATATTGCCCCAAATAAATGATTGGGGTAATGATTCTGATAGGATTCAATCAGGTAAAAAAGTTGAAGATGGCTTTGTTTATTCAAGTGATACTAATAAAGAATGGATGGATCAAGACAAACTTTTATCCTGGATTGAAAAAAATAAGGGAAACATCATTAAATTTTGA
- the pseC gene encoding UDP-4-amino-4,6-dideoxy-N-acetyl-beta-L-altrosamine transaminase codes for MIPYGRQNISDDDINEVINVLKSDYLTQGPSVNKFENDVRQYVGSKYAIAANSATSCLHLGCKALGLGKGDWLWTSPNSFVASANAALYCGAKVDFVDIDEDTYNISIAKLEKKLVDAKRKNNLPKVIMPVHFAGQSCDMYKIYKLSKEFKFHIIEDASHAIGGKYNGKKIGCCRYSDVTVFSFHPVKIITTGEGGVALTNDKLIANKIRMERSHGIQRIDSSFDLSRMKRNDEIWNYEQVSLGYNYRITDIQASLGSSQLKRIDDFIHIRHRIAELYNKDLSGLSIKLPYQSTSNFSSYHLYPIRVSKDYCNVNQKDLFYGLKAKGINVNLHYIPIYRHPYYKNLGFNEGYCKESEAHFKEVISLPIFPSLKLEDQKYIIKSIKDIVLK; via the coding sequence ATGATACCTTACGGAAGACAAAATATATCTGATGATGATATTAATGAAGTTATTAATGTATTAAAATCTGATTATTTAACACAAGGCCCTAGTGTCAATAAATTTGAAAATGATGTTAGACAATATGTTGGTTCTAAATATGCAATCGCGGCCAATAGTGCAACCAGTTGCCTTCACCTAGGTTGCAAGGCATTAGGTTTAGGGAAAGGAGATTGGCTTTGGACCAGTCCAAATAGCTTTGTTGCGAGTGCAAATGCTGCATTATATTGTGGTGCCAAGGTAGACTTTGTAGATATTGATGAGGATACATATAATATTTCGATTGCCAAGTTAGAAAAGAAGCTTGTTGACGCCAAAAGAAAAAATAATCTTCCAAAAGTTATTATGCCAGTCCATTTTGCAGGCCAAAGTTGTGATATGTATAAGATATATAAGTTATCTAAAGAGTTTAAATTTCATATTATAGAAGATGCATCCCATGCTATAGGCGGTAAATATAATGGGAAAAAAATTGGCTGCTGTAGGTATAGTGATGTTACAGTATTTAGTTTTCACCCAGTTAAAATAATCACCACTGGAGAAGGTGGTGTCGCATTAACTAATGACAAGTTAATTGCCAACAAGATTCGGATGGAAAGGAGTCATGGTATCCAAAGGATTGATAGTTCTTTCGATCTTTCTAGGATGAAAAGAAATGATGAAATATGGAATTACGAACAAGTCTCTTTGGGATATAATTATAGGATAACAGATATACAAGCATCCCTTGGCTCTAGTCAGTTAAAGAGGATTGATGATTTTATTCATATACGACATAGAATAGCTGAACTATATAACAAAGATTTGTCTGGCTTAAGTATAAAACTTCCTTATCAATCTACATCAAATTTTTCAAGTTATCATCTCTACCCTATAAGAGTTTCTAAAGATTATTGCAATGTAAATCAAAAGGATTTGTTTTATGGCCTTAAGGCAAAAGGAATAAATGTAAACTTGCACTATATACCTATATATCGTCACCCTTATTACAAGAATTTAGGATTTAATGAGGGATATTGCAAAGAATCAGAAGCCCATTTTAAAGAAGTAATTAGTCTGCCAATATTTCCATCTCTTAAGCTCGAAGATCAGAAATATATAATTAAAAGTATAAAAGATATAGTGCTTAAATAG